A stretch of the Erinaceus europaeus chromosome 1, mEriEur2.1, whole genome shotgun sequence genome encodes the following:
- the VIRMA gene encoding protein virilizer homolog isoform X3 has product MASGTWWLKRELTYKAKQIVEESWTQRETSPHTFQLDLFFNNVSKPSAPVFDRLGSLEYDENTSIIFRPNSKVNTDGLVLRGWYNCLTLAIYGSVDRVISHDRDSPPPPPPPPPPPQPQPNLKRNPKHADGEKDDQFIGSPPRPQPRGPRTPPGPPPPDDDEDDPMPLPVSGDKEEDAPHREDFFEPISPDRNSVPQEGQYSDEGEVEEQQEEGDDDDDDDDDDDDDDDVDVDEEEDEDEDDRHTVDSIPEEDDEEEDDEGEEDEEGEGDDGYEQISSDEDGIADLERETFKYPNFDVEYTAEDLASVPPMTYDPYDRELVPLLYFNCPYKTTFEIEISRMKDQGPDKENSGAVEASVKLTELLDLYQEDRGAKWVTALEEIPSLITKGLSYLQLKNTKQESLGQLVDWTMQALNLQVALRQPIALNVRQLKAGTKLVSSLAECGAQGVMGLLQAGVISGLFELLFADHVSSSLKLNAFKALDSVISMTEGMEAFLRGRQNEKSGYQKLLELILLDQTVRVVTAGSAILQKCHFYEILSEIKKLGDHLAEKTLSVPNHSEPDHDADTGLERTNPEYENEVESSMDMDLLESSNVSEGEIEKLINLLEEVFHLMETAPHTMVQPPVKSFPTMARITGPPERDDPYPALFRYLHSHHFLELVTLLLSIPVTSAHPGVLQATKDVLKFLAQSQKGLLFFMSEYEATNLLIRALCHLYDQDEEEGLQSDGVIDDAFALWLQDSTQTLQCITELFSHFQRCTASEETDHSDLLGTLHNLYLITFNPVGRSAVGHVFSLEKNLQSLITLMEYYSKEALGDSKSKKSVAYNYACILILVVVQSSSDVQMLEQHAASLLKLCKADENNAKLQELGKWLEPLKNLRFEINCIPNLIEYVKQNIDNLMTPEGVGLTTALRVLCNVACPPPTVEGQQKDLKWNLAVIQLFSAEGMDTFIRVLQKLNSILTQPWRLHVNMGTTLHRVTTISMARCTLTLLKTMLTELLRGGSFEFKDMRVPSALVTLHMLLCSIPLSGRLDSDEQKIQNDIIDILLTFTQGVNEKLTISEETLANNTWSLMLKEVLSSILKVPEGFFSGLILLSELLPLPLPMQTTQVIEPHDISVALNTRKLWSMHLHVQAKLLQEIVRSFSGTTCQPIQHMLRRICVQLCDLASPTALLIMRTVLDLIVEDLQSTSEDKEKQYTSQTTRLLALLDALASHKACKLGILHLINGTIKGDERYAEIFQDLLALVHSPGDSGTHQQCVEYITSILQSLCDQDIALILPNSSEGSLSELEQLSNSLPNKELMASICDCLLAVLTNSESSYNCLLTCVRTMMFLTEHDYGLFHLKSSLRKNSNALYSLLKRVVSTFSKDTGELASSFLEFMRQILNSDTMGCCGDDNGLMEVEGAHPVRTMSIKAAELKQLLQSKEESPENLFLELEKLVLEHSKDDDNLDSLLDNVVGLKQMLESSGDPLPLSDQDVEPVLSAPESLQNLFNNRTAYVLADVMDDQLKSMWFTPFQAEEIDTDLDLVKVDLIELSEKCCSDFDLHSELERSFLSEPSSPGRTKTTKGFKLGKHKHETFITSSGKSEYIEPAKRAHVVPPPRGRGRGGFGQGIRPHDIFRQRKQNTSRPPSMHVDDFVAAESKEVVPQDGIPPPKRPLKVSQKISSRGGFSGNRGGRGAFHSQNRFFTPPASKGNYSRREGTRGSSWSAQNTPRGTYNESRGGQSNFNRGPLPPLRPLSSTGYRPSPRDRASRGRGGLGPSWASANSGSGGSRGKFVSGGSGRGRHVRSFTR; this is encoded by the exons tgtcagGTGACAAGGAAGAGGATGCTCCACATAGAGAAGATTTCTTTGAGCCTATTTCTCCTGATCGGAATTCTGTTCCTCAGGAAGGTCAGTATTCTGatgaaggagaagtagaagaacagcaagaagaaggagatgatgatgatgatgacgacgacGATGACGACGACGATGATGATGTAGATGTAGACGAAGAAGAAGATGAGGATGAAGATGATCGTCATACAGTAGACAGTATCCCTGAGGAGGACGATGAAGAGGAGGATGATGAAggggaagaggatgaagaaggtgaag GGGATGATGGCTATGAACAAATTTCCAGTGATGAAGATGGAATTGCAGACTTGGAGCGGGAAACATTTAAGTATCCAAACTTTGATGTTGAATACACTGCTGAAGACTTAGCTTCAGTTCCTCCTATGACATATGACCCATATGACAGGGAACTTGTACCACTCTTATACTTCAACTGTCCGTACAAGACTACTTTTGAAATTGAAATCAGTAGAATGAAGGATCAAGGTCCAGATAAAGAAAATTCAGGGGCGGTAGAAGCCTCAGTGAAGTTAACTGAACTGCTAGATTTGTACCAGGAAGACAGAGGTGCAAAATGGGTAACAGCTTTGGAAGAAATTCCAAGCTTAATAACAAAAGGATTAAGTTATTTGCAGTTGAAAAACACAAAACAAGAGTCTCTCGGCCAGTTGGTAGACTGGACCATGCAAGCTTTAAATTTACAAGTAGCCCTTCGCCAACCAATTGCTTTAAATGTACGACAGCTCAAAGCTGGAACCAAATTAGTGTCCTCACTAGCAGAATGTGGGGCCCAAGGAGTCATGGGACTACTACAAGCAGGAGTGATCAGTGGATTATTTGAGCTCCTATTTGCTGACCATGTGTCATCTTCTCTTAAGTTAAATGCTTTTAAAGCGTTGGACAGTGTCATTAGTATGACAGAAGGAATGGAAGCCTTTTTAAGAGGTAGGCAAAATGAAAAAAGTGGCTATCAAAAACTATTGGAGCTCATACTTTTAGATCAGACTGTGAGGGTTGTCACTGCTGGTTCAGCTATCCTTCAGAAGTGCCATTTCTATGAAATCTTGTCAGAGATAAAAAAACTTGGTGACCATTTAGCAGAAAAGACTTTGTCCGTTCCTAACCATAGTGAACCTGATCATGATGCAGATACTGGACTTGAGAGAACAAACCCAGAATATGAAAATGAGGTAGAGAGTTCAATGGATATGGATCTTTTGGAATCCTCAAATGTTAGTGAAGGGGAAATCGAAAAGCTTATTAACCTCCTAGAAGAAGTTTTCCATCTAATGGAAACTGCACCGCATACCATGGTCCAGCCTCCTGTTAAATCTTTCCCAACTATGGCTCGTATTACTGGACCTCCGGAGAGGGATGATCCATACCCTGCTCTGTTTAG GTATCTTCACAGTCATCACTTCTTGGAGTTAGTTACCTTGCTTCTGTCAATTCCAGTAACAAGTGCCCACCCAGGTGTGCTGCAAGCCACAAAAGATGTTCTAAAATTTCTTGCACAGTCACAAaagggtcttcttttttttatgtcgGAATATGAAGCAACAAATTTGTTGATACGAGCTCTGTGTCACCTTTATGATCAAGATGAAGAGGAAGGTCTTCAGTCTGATGGTGTTATAGATGATGCATTTGCCTTGTGGCTACAGGACTcaacacaaacattacagtgcatcaCAGAGCTGTTCAGCCATTTTCAGCGTTGTACTGCCAGTGAGGAAACGGACCATTCTGATCTCTTGGGAACCCTTCACAATCTTTACTTGATTACTTTTAATCCTGTGGGAAGATCAGCTGTTGGCCATGTTTTCAGTCTTGAGAAAAATCTCCAAAGTCTTATTACCTTAATGGAGTACTATTCCAAAGAAGCCTTAGG TGATTCCAAGTCTAAGAAGTCAGTAGCTTATAATTATGCATGCATACTTATTTTGGTGGTGGTTCAGTCTTCCAGTGATGTCCAAATGCTAGAACAGCATGCAGCATCTCTCCTGAAGCTTTGTAAAGCAGATGAAAATAATGCTAAATTGCAAG AACTGGGCAAGTGGCTTGAACCTCTGAAAAACCTTAGATTTGAAATTAACTGCATCCCAAACCTAATTGAATATGTTAAACAG aatattgatAACTTGATGACCCCAGAAGGAGTTGGCCTTACCACTGCTTTGCGTGTTCTCTGTAATGTGGCATGCCCACCACCTACCGTCGAAG GTCAACAGAAAGATCTGAAATGGAATCTTGCTGTTATTCAGCTTTTTTCTGCTGAAGGAATGGACACTTTTATTCGAGTTCTGCAAAAACTGAACAGTATTCTGACTCAGCCTTGGAGGCTACATGTCAACATGGGGACTACCCTTCACAGAGTTACTACTATCTCAATGGCCCGCTGCACACTCACGCTTCTTAAAACAATGTTAACAGAACTGCTGAGAGGTGGATCCTTTGAGTTTAAGGACATGCGTGTTCCTTCAGCACTTGTGACTTTACACATGCTCCTGTGCTCTATCCCTCTCTCAGGTCGTTTGGATAGTGATGAACAGAAAATTCAGAATGATATCATTGATATCTTACTGACTTTTACACAAGGAGTAAATGAAAAACTCACAATCTCAGAAGAGACTCTGGCCAATAATACTTGGTCTTTAATGTTAAAAGAAGTCCTTTCTTCGATCTTGAAGGTTCCTGAAGGATTTTTTTCTGGACTCATACTCCTTTCAGAGCTGCTGCCTCTACCATTGCCCATGCAAACAACTCAG GTTATTGAGCCACACGATATATCAGTGGCACTCAACACCCGAAAATTGTGGAGCATGCACCTTCATGTTCAAGCAAAGTTGCTCCAAGAAATAGTTCGCTCTTTCTCTGGCACAACCTGCCAGCCCATTCAACATATGTTACGGCGTATTTGTGTTCAATTGTGTGACCTTGCCTCACCAACAGCTCTGTTGATTATGAGAACTGTACTGGATTTGATTGTAGAAGACTTGCAAAG CACTTcagaagataaagaaaaacagTACACTAGCCAAACCACCAGGTTGCTTGCTCTTCTTGATGCTCTAGCTTCACATAAAGCTTGTAAATTAGGTATTTTGCATCTGATTAATGGGACTATTAAAGGTGATGAGAGGTATGCAGAAATATTCCAGGATCTGCTAGCCTTGGTGCATTCTCCTGGAGACAGTGGTACTCACCAGCAGTGTGTCGAATACATCACATCCATTTTGCAGTCTCTCTGTGATCAG GACATTGCACTTATTTTGCCAAACTCTTCTGAAGGTTCTCTTTCTGAACTAGAGCAGCTCTCCAATTCTTTACCAAACAAAGAACTGATGGCCTCAATCTGTGACTGTCTACTGGCTGTGCTAACTAACTCTGAGAGCAGTTATAACTGCTTGCTAACCTGTGTTAGAACAATGATGTTTCTTACGGAACATGATTACggattatttcacttaaaaaG TTCTTTAAGGAAAAACAGCAATGCTCTATATAGCTTATTGAAACGAGTGGTCAGCACATTTAGTAAGGACACAGGTGAACTTGCATCTTCATTTTTGGAATTTATGAGACaaattcttaactctgacacaatG GGATGTTGTGGAGATGATAATGGTCTCATGGAAGTAGAGGGAGCTCATCCAGTACGGACAATGAGTATTAAAGCTGCAGAGTTAAAACAACTTCTACAAAGCAAAGAAGAAAGTCCAGAAAATTTGTTCCTTGAACTAGAGAAGCTTGttttg GAGCATTCAAAAGATGACGACAATTTGGATTCTCTTTTGGACAATGTAGTTGGACTTAAACAGATGCTTGAGTCATCAGGTGATCCTTTACCTCTCAGTGACCAAGATGTAGAACCAGTGCTTTCAGCTCCAGaatctctccagaatttgtttaaCAACAG GACTGCATATGTGCTTGCTGATGTCATGGATGATCAGTTGAAATCTATGTGGTTCACTCCATTTCAGGCTGAAGAGATCGATACAGATCTGGACTTG GTAAAGGTTGACTTAATTGAGCTTTCTGAAAAATGTTGTAGTGACTTTGACTTGCACTCAGAATTAGAGCGCTCATTTTTGTCAGAACCATCATCTCCAGGGAGAACCAAGACTACAAAAGGATTCAAACTTGGGAAGCACAAGCATGAGACCTTTATAACTTCAAG TGGAAAATCTGAATACATTGAACCTGCCAAACGAGCTCATGTTGTGCCACCCccaagaggaagaggcagagggggATTTGGACAGGGTATCAGACCTCATGATATTTTTCGTCAGAGAAAACAGAATACAAGTAGGCCTCCATCTATGCATGTGGATGACTTTGTTGCTGCTGAGAGTAAAGAAGTGGTCCCTCAAGATGGAATACCTCCTCCAAAACGGCCACTCAAAGTATCACAGAAAATTTCTTCCCGTGGCGGATTTTCAGGCAATCGAGGAGGAAGGGGTGCTTTTCATAGTCAGAATAGGTTTTTCACACCTCCTGCTTCAAAAG gaaactaCAGTCGTCGGGAGGGAACAAGAGGCTCCAGTTGGAGTGCTCAGAATACTCCTCGAGGAACTTATAATGAAAGTCGTGGAGGCCAGAGCAATTTTAACAGGGGTCCTCTTCCACCTCTACGACCACTTAGTTCTACGG gctACCGCCCAAGTCCTCGTGACCGTGCTTCCAGAGGTCGTGGGGGACTTGGACCTTCCTGGGCAAGTGCAAATAGTGGCAGTGGAGGCTCAAGAGGCAAGTTCGTTAGTGGAGGCAGTGGTAGAGGACGTCATGTACGATCCTTTACCCGGTAG